One Ilumatobacter fluminis genomic window, ATCGTCCGTCGTCGTCACGACGCAGGAGACCGTGGGTCTCGAGTGCGACAGCGAGGCGGTGGGCCGTCGCCCGCGGGAGACCGGTGGTCGACTGCAGCGCTGCCAACGAGAGCGGTCGCTCTGCCACGGCCCGCAGGACGAGGACCGCTTTGTCGAGCACGCCGACGCCGGTTACGATGTCCATACCGCAAGAATCGTATCTCAGGAAGTGGGATTGACAACGATGAGTTCCCAAGAACCGGCCGGGCGGCCGCTCACACTCCCCGAAAAGATCTGGAACCGCCACGTGGTGCACGCCGCGCCCGGCGAACCCGACCTGCTCTACATCGACCTACACCTGGTGCACGAGGTGACGAGCCCGCAGGCCTTCGACGGTCTCCGGATGAGCGGCCGCACGGTTCGCCGTCCCGAACTGACGATCGCGACCGAGGATCACAACGTCCCGACGGCCGACATCGATCAGCCGATCGCCGACGAGATCTCGGCCAAGCAGGTCGACACCCTCCGCCGCAACACCGCTGAGTTCGGCGTGACCAACTTCCCGATGGGCGACCCGAACCAGGGCATCGTGCACGTCATCGGCCCCGAACAGGGCCGCACGATGCCGGGCATGACCATCGTGTGCGGCGACAGCCACACCGCCACCCACGGTGCGTTCGGCGCGCTCGCCTTCGGCATCGGCACCAGCGAGGTCGAGCACGTCCTCGCCACCCAGACGCTGCCGCAGTCACGTCCGAAGTGGATGTCGGTCACGGTCGACGGCCCGGCCCCGGACGGTGTCACGGCCAAAGACATCGTGCTCGCGATCATCGGCCACATCGGCACCGGCGGCGGCATCGGTCACGTGATCGAGTACCGCGGCCAGGCGATCACCGACCTGTCGATGGAGGGCCGCATGACGGTCTGCAACATGTCGATCGAGGCCGGCGCGAAGGCCGGCATGATCGCTCCCGACGAGACGACCTTCGACTATCTCGAGGGACGCGACCACGCCCCGTCGGGCGAGGCCTGGAACGCCGCCGTCTCCGACTGGCAGACGCTGCGCACCGACGACGGAGCCGTCTGGGACAAGGAAGTCGTCATCGACGCGGCCTCGATCACCCCGCAGGTGTCGTGGGGCACGAACCCCGGCCAGGTCGGCTCGATCGACGGCACGGTGCCCTCGCCCGACGACTACGCCGACTCGACGACTCGCGAGACCGTCGCCCGCGCGCTCGAGTACATGGGCCTCGAGGCCGGCACCCCGATCAAGGACATCTCGGTCGACACGGTGTTCATCGGCTCGTGCACCAACAGTCGCATCGAAGACCTCCGAGCCGCCGCTGCCGTGATGGAGGGCCGCACCGTCACGGTGCCGCGCGTGATGGTCGTCCCCGGCTCACACCGGGTGAAGCAGCAGGCCGAGGCCGAGGGGCTGCACGAGATCTTCCGTGCCGCAGGCGCCGACTGGCGAGAGCCGGGCTGTTCGATGTGCCTCGCCATGAACCCCGACAAGCTGACGCCGGGCGAGCGTGCCGCCAGCACGAGCAACCGCAACTTCGAGGGCCGTCAGGGCCGAGGTGGGCGCACCCACCTCGTCTCCCCGGCCGTCGCCGCCGCCACCGCCGTCAAGGGCACCTTCGCCGCACCGGGCGACCTGACCTGAGCACCCCGAGGAGCAGTACGACCATGAAAGCAGTACGAATCGTGAGCGGCACGGGTGTGCCACTCAAGCGCAGCGACGTCGACACCGACCAGATCATCCCGGCCGACTGGCTGAAGCGCGTCGAGCGCACCGGCTTCGAGAAGGGGCTGTTCTCCACCTGGCGCGACGATCGCG contains:
- the leuC gene encoding 3-isopropylmalate dehydratase large subunit encodes the protein MSSQEPAGRPLTLPEKIWNRHVVHAAPGEPDLLYIDLHLVHEVTSPQAFDGLRMSGRTVRRPELTIATEDHNVPTADIDQPIADEISAKQVDTLRRNTAEFGVTNFPMGDPNQGIVHVIGPEQGRTMPGMTIVCGDSHTATHGAFGALAFGIGTSEVEHVLATQTLPQSRPKWMSVTVDGPAPDGVTAKDIVLAIIGHIGTGGGIGHVIEYRGQAITDLSMEGRMTVCNMSIEAGAKAGMIAPDETTFDYLEGRDHAPSGEAWNAAVSDWQTLRTDDGAVWDKEVVIDAASITPQVSWGTNPGQVGSIDGTVPSPDDYADSTTRETVARALEYMGLEAGTPIKDISVDTVFIGSCTNSRIEDLRAAAAVMEGRTVTVPRVMVVPGSHRVKQQAEAEGLHEIFRAAGADWREPGCSMCLAMNPDKLTPGERAASTSNRNFEGRQGRGGRTHLVSPAVAAATAVKGTFAAPGDLT